One window from the genome of bacterium encodes:
- a CDS encoding KH domain-containing protein: MKELIEYIAKAIVDAPENVQVTKVDGESTVVFELRVRHEDIGRVIGKNGRTINAIRTLLNAMAAKRNIRASLEVLDSDTPAV; encoded by the coding sequence ATGAAGGAACTGATAGAATACATCGCCAAGGCGATCGTGGACGCCCCCGAGAACGTCCAAGTCACCAAGGTGGACGGAGAGAGCACCGTGGTTTTCGAACTGCGGGTCCGCCATGAGGACATCGGGCGCGTGATCGGGAAAAACGGCCGAACCATCAACGCCATCCGCACCCTCCTCAACGCCATGGCGGCCAAGCGCAACATCCGGGCCTCGCTGGAAGTGCTCGACAGCGACACTCCGGCCGTCTGA
- the rpsP gene encoding 30S ribosomal protein S16 yields MAVVIRLRRVGGRNQPAYRIVVADNRSPRDGKFIEILGSYDPVHGQDRTTIDSERARYWLARGAQPSKTVKDIIKRLKVTQATA; encoded by the coding sequence TTGGCAGTTGTGATACGGTTGAGAAGAGTGGGGGGGCGCAACCAGCCGGCCTACCGGATCGTGGTCGCGGACAACCGGAGCCCCCGGGACGGGAAGTTTATCGAGATCCTGGGAAGTTACGACCCCGTCCACGGCCAGGACCGGACCACGATCGATTCCGAGCGAGCCCGCTACTGGCTGGCCCGGGGGGCCCAGCCGAGCAAGACGGTCAAGGATATCATCAAACGTTTGAAGGTTACCCAGGCCACGGCCTGA
- the ffh gene encoding signal recognition particle protein has product MFESISSKFQDIFRSVRGVGRLSEKNISDSLRAVRLALLEADVNYRVVKRLVDEVREDSLGREVLSSIKPGQQFVKCVHERLVEIMTSSDSALALSGSPAVVMLIGLQGSGKTTTAAKLALRLYKQGRRPLLAAADLTRPAAVDQLRILGERAGVEVASGEGVSPLKNALDAIEYARIKGLDMVILDTSGRLHIDSELMEELDELKRRVRPCQTLLVLDAMTGQDAVNAAGEFDRRIGIEGSILTKLDGDARGGAAISMLAVTGKPVKFAGVGEGMEDLAPFDPGGMASRILGMGDVVGLVNRAQELFDDEESRRLEKKLRKADFDLEDFRRQLFRFKKLGSWRALEGMLPAGMPKVEGGDERLRRMGAILDSMTPGERRRPEILNGSRRERIARGSGTSVREVNQLLKKFAASRKMMTKIGKMNGKRMNTQMGGANWQL; this is encoded by the coding sequence ATGTTCGAGAGCATTTCCAGCAAGTTTCAGGATATCTTCCGCTCGGTTCGGGGCGTCGGCCGTTTGAGCGAGAAGAACATCTCCGACTCCCTGCGCGCGGTTCGGCTGGCGCTGCTGGAGGCGGACGTCAACTATCGGGTGGTCAAACGGCTGGTGGACGAGGTCCGGGAAGATTCCCTGGGCCGCGAAGTTCTCTCCAGCATCAAGCCGGGACAGCAGTTCGTCAAGTGCGTCCACGAGCGGCTGGTGGAGATCATGACTTCCTCCGACTCCGCCCTGGCCCTTTCCGGCTCGCCGGCGGTGGTGATGCTGATCGGGCTTCAGGGCTCGGGAAAGACCACCACCGCCGCCAAACTGGCCCTGCGCCTGTACAAGCAGGGGCGCCGCCCGCTGTTGGCGGCCGCCGATCTGACGCGTCCGGCGGCGGTCGACCAGCTGAGGATCCTGGGGGAACGGGCCGGGGTGGAAGTCGCTTCCGGAGAGGGAGTTTCTCCTTTGAAAAACGCCCTCGATGCTATAGAGTATGCGCGGATTAAAGGGTTGGATATGGTGATCCTTGACACCTCCGGGCGGTTGCATATCGACTCGGAGCTGATGGAAGAACTGGACGAACTCAAGCGGCGCGTGCGCCCTTGCCAGACCCTGCTGGTCCTGGACGCCATGACCGGGCAGGACGCCGTCAACGCCGCCGGGGAGTTCGACCGCCGCATCGGTATCGAGGGGTCGATTCTGACCAAGCTGGACGGCGACGCCCGCGGGGGCGCCGCCATCTCCATGCTGGCGGTTACGGGAAAACCCGTCAAATTCGCGGGCGTGGGGGAGGGCATGGAGGATCTGGCCCCCTTCGATCCCGGGGGGATGGCCTCCCGGATACTGGGAATGGGTGATGTGGTGGGGCTGGTGAACCGGGCCCAGGAACTGTTCGACGACGAAGAATCCCGCCGCCTGGAAAAAAAACTGAGGAAGGCGGACTTCGATTTGGAGGATTTCAGACGGCAGCTGTTCCGATTTAAAAAACTGGGGTCGTGGCGGGCGCTGGAAGGGATGCTTCCGGCGGGAATGCCCAAGGTCGAAGGGGGGGACGAGCGCCTGCGGCGGATGGGAGCCATTCTGGATTCGATGACCCCCGGGGAGCGCCGCCGCCCGGAGATTCTCAATGGCAGCCGCCGGGAACGGATCGCCCGGGGAAGCGGGACTTCGGTCCGCGAGGTCAACCAGCTTCTGAAAAAGTTCGCCGCCAGCAGGAAGATGATGACGAAGATCGGAAAAATGAACGGAAAACGCATGAACACGCAAATGGGAGGTGCCAATTGGCAGTTGTGA